In Bradyrhizobium sp. 1(2017), one DNA window encodes the following:
- a CDS encoding HD-GYP domain-containing protein: MNASAKSAAKRRLLLASDRSDESSELASILKAVGDVSTVTTQDIPEKPSRDLSGLVVDINLRSPESVQRVRNKLRGDAYRSMPRLFVLADALHHGTMQAWALGATDTIARPLQADAILQRIRSAFPDTAVYDATDRGKTLNRGVEAAHAVLARMFEKLPLGEPLTFDDVIAAESKILKAIKHSSLREWLTTVGCHHVGSYRHCLFVTGFAVAFAQHLGMREDDQRRLTRAALLHDVGKAFVPSALLDKPGKLSDEEMAEVRQHPRRGYEALAAQGGFPPEMLDVILHHHEFLDGSGYPNGLSSNQISDIVRLTTIVDIYAALVEKRAYRMPFTHTRAFTMMEGMGGKLDQQLLQAFRPVALGSF, translated from the coding sequence ATGAACGCCTCAGCCAAATCCGCCGCCAAACGCCGGCTTCTGCTCGCCTCCGACCGGAGCGACGAGAGCAGCGAGCTTGCCAGCATCTTGAAGGCGGTCGGCGACGTCTCGACGGTGACGACCCAGGACATCCCCGAGAAGCCGTCGCGCGATCTCTCCGGCCTCGTCGTCGACATCAATCTGCGCTCGCCCGAGAGTGTGCAGCGGGTGCGCAACAAGCTGCGCGGCGACGCCTATCGCTCGATGCCGCGGCTGTTCGTGCTTGCCGATGCCCTGCATCACGGCACCATGCAGGCCTGGGCGCTGGGCGCCACCGACACCATCGCGCGCCCGCTCCAGGCCGACGCCATCCTTCAACGCATCCGCTCCGCCTTCCCGGACACCGCGGTCTATGACGCGACCGATCGCGGCAAGACGCTCAATCGCGGCGTCGAGGCGGCGCATGCGGTCCTCGCCAGGATGTTCGAGAAGCTTCCGCTCGGCGAGCCCCTGACCTTCGACGACGTCATTGCCGCCGAGAGCAAGATCCTGAAGGCGATCAAGCATTCCTCGCTGCGCGAATGGCTCACCACCGTCGGCTGCCACCATGTCGGCAGCTATCGGCACTGCCTGTTCGTCACCGGTTTCGCCGTCGCCTTCGCCCAGCATCTTGGCATGCGCGAGGACGACCAGCGCCGCCTGACCCGCGCCGCGCTGCTGCACGACGTCGGCAAGGCCTTCGTTCCCTCCGCGCTGCTCGACAAGCCCGGCAAGCTCTCCGACGAGGAGATGGCCGAGGTCCGCCAGCATCCCCGCCGCGGCTATGAGGCGCTCGCCGCGCAAGGCGGCTTCCCGCCGGAGATGCTCGACGTGATCCTGCATCACCATGAATTCCTCGACGGCTCCGGCTATCCGAACGGCCTGTCCTCGAACCAGATCAGCGACATCGTGCGCCTGACCACGATCGTCGACATCTACGCCGCCCTGGTGGAGAAGCGTGCCTACCGCATGCCCTTCACCCACACCCGCGCCTTCACGATGATGGAAGGCATGGGCGGCAAG